Proteins encoded by one window of Myripristis murdjan chromosome 1, fMyrMur1.1, whole genome shotgun sequence:
- the LOC115365536 gene encoding T-cell ecto-ADP-ribosyltransferase 2-like has product MKLCRGPVCVKRTTRNWATLCLMLAVTFILYHDPYIILWWHELPFQRSKTAEVSLDMAADSIDDMYHGCQSEVADMIEQFGIFEWHINPNLSIAWALSEERAAKPVDKDLREEHATVLYLHTNVKFKQIQQDFSQAAKWGRSKYSTVGFQYHYLYFHLTEATQILRQNQNSCRTTYLRTRTRLSQNVVNQEMRFGIFTLTASSKYSFVFSGNVSCFEIYTCFGAEITHYSSIKQDGQVLIPPYEVFRITDVLTKSQWCSVVYKLQSTKTPRSDLNCELDPNKLKTYTGPRCRRPSSGSA; this is encoded by the exons ATGAAGCTCTGCAGAGGGCCAGTTTGTGTAAAGAGGACAACAAGGAACTGGGCAACCCTTTGTTTGATGTTAGCGGTGACGTTCATATTGTATCATGACCCATACATCATACTCTGGTGGCATGAGCTACCATTTCAG AGGAGTAAGACCGCTGAAGTGTCGCTGGATATGGCGGCTGATTCCATCGATGACATGTACCATGGTTGCCAGTCTGAAGTGGCAGATATGATTGAGCAGTTTGGCATTTTTGAGTGGCATATCAACCCCAACCTCAGCATAGCTTGGGCCTTATCTGAAGAAAGGGCAGCAAAGCCCGTGGACAAAGACTTGAGAGAAGAGCACGCCACGGTTTTGTACCTGCACACAAACGTTAAATTCAAACAAATCCAGCAAGACTTCAGCCAAGCAGCGAAATGGGGGAGAAGCAAGTACAGCACGGTTGGATTCCAGTACCACTACCTGTACTTCCACCTGACCGAGGCCACTCAAATCCTGAGGCAAAATCAGAACTCCTGCAGGACCACCTATCTCAGAACCAGGACGCGTTTGAGTCAGAATGTTGTCAACCAAGAGATGCGTTTCGGTATTTTCACCTTGACAGCCTCAAGCAAGTACTCCTTTGTTTTCTCTGGGAACGTCTCTTGTTTTGAGATCTATACATGTTTCGGCGCCGAGATAACTCATTATTCTTCCATAAAGCAAGATGGACAGGTGTTGATTCCTCCCTACGAGGTGTTCAGAATCACTGACGTCCTGACAAAAAGCCAGTGGTGTAGCGTGGTCTACAAGCTACAGAGCACCAAAACACCTAGGAGCGATTTAAACTGTGAATTAGatccaaataaattaaaaacatatacCGGGCCACGCTGCCGTCGGCCATCGTCGGGATCAGCTTAA
- the LOC115364908 gene encoding T-cell ecto-ADP-ribosyltransferase 2-like → MPPWERQTCQKKIFSMCAISSLVLLFGSLAFTVIFFTFRWNDGEKKGIQDMSHDPSDSMYDDCRVQPATVADEHMIRRWDHSTNSCQAWNDDQQKAKEPAHMYMEKKHSAAIYMYTSVALLPDNQDFKTAAKRKERTAAKETFDHCSLYFYLSEAIQILKHGQVSCFNTYYKTETLLNQNISKKQMRFSTFVLSSLSRDISPPGSASCFEIYTCFGAEITHYSALKQSGQVLIPPYEVFKVSSIQTDAPSCEVTYTLRSNLNCVYNRESNTLHPISAVPVDGFLLIIIISSIAIVSLMLTLVIVKVLENRKETAAYSVSSMHSAPYSSGVVI, encoded by the exons ATGCCTCCCTGGGAGAGGCAAACATGTCAGAAGAAAATCTTTTCTATGTGTGCCATCAGCTCTCTCGTCCTTCTGTTCGGGTCACTGGCGTTCACTGTcatatttttcactttcagaTGGAATGATGGTGAAAAG AAAGGTATTCAGGATATGAGTCATGACCCCAGTGACAGCATGTATGATGACTGCAGAGTCCAACCAGCAACTGTGGCTGATGAGCACATGATCCGGAGGTGGGATCACAGTACAAACTCATGTCAGGCCTGGAATGATGACCAGCAAAAAGCTAAAGAGCCAGCACACATGTACATGGAGAAAAAACATTCAGCCGCCATTTACATGTACACAAGTGTCGCACTGCTCCCTGACAACCAAGACTTCAAGACTGCAgctaaaaggaaagaaagaactgCTGCAAAGGAGACATTTGATCACTGCTCCCTTTATTTTTACCTGAGCGAAGCCATTCAGATACTGAAACATGGCCAGGTGTCATGTTTTAACACATACTACAAAACAGAGACATTGTTGAATCAGAATATTTCAAAGAAACAGATGCGATTCAGCACGTTCGTTTTAAGCTCTCTCAGTCGGGATATAAGCCCTCCAGGGAGCGCTTCCTGTTTTGAGATTTACACCTGTTTTGGTGCTGAGATAACACATTATTCAGCCTTGAAACAAAGCGGCCAGGTGCTGATTCCTCCCTATGAGGTTTTCAAAGTTTCTAGCATCCAGACAGACGCACCATCATGTGAAGTCACCTACACACTGAGGAGTAATCTGAACTGTGTTTATAACAGAGAGAGCAACACGTTGCATCCGATATCTGCAGTACCAGTGGATGGATTTTtgcttatcatcatcatcagtagtATCGCCATTGTATCTTTAATGCTGACCTTGGTGATTGTTAAAGTGTTAGAAAACCGCAAGGAAACTGCTGCTTATAGTGTTTCATCTATGCACAGTGCTCCTTACAGCTCTGGAGTCGTGATTTAG